A DNA window from Shewanella baltica contains the following coding sequences:
- the rplJ gene encoding 50S ribosomal protein L10: MALRLEDKKAIVAEVNEAAKGALSAVAADSRGVTVGAMTGLRKKAREAGVYVRVVRNTLARRAVEGTAFECLAETFTGPTLIAFSLEHPGAAARLLKDFAKEQANFEVKGAAFEGNFIPAAEIDRLAKLPTYEEALAQLMMTMKEASAGKFVRTLAALRDQKQEAA; the protein is encoded by the coding sequence ATGGCATTAAGACTCGAAGACAAAAAAGCGATTGTTGCTGAAGTCAACGAAGCTGCCAAAGGTGCGCTATCTGCAGTTGCCGCTGATTCTCGCGGTGTGACTGTAGGTGCTATGACCGGTCTGCGTAAAAAAGCTCGCGAAGCTGGTGTATATGTACGTGTAGTACGTAACACATTGGCTCGTCGTGCTGTTGAAGGTACTGCTTTTGAGTGCCTAGCAGAGACGTTCACTGGCCCAACTTTGATCGCTTTTTCTTTAGAGCACCCAGGTGCTGCAGCACGTCTGTTAAAAGACTTTGCTAAAGAACAAGCTAACTTCGAAGTTAAAGGCGCAGCCTTTGAAGGGAATTTCATCCCTGCAGCTGAAATTGATCGTTTGGCGAAACTGCCAACATACGAAGAAGCACTAGCTCAGTTAATGATGACTATGAAAGAAGCATCTGCTGGCAAGTTCGTTCGTACACTGGCCGCCCTGCGCGATCAAAAACAAGAAGCCGCTTAA
- the tuf gene encoding elongation factor Tu, producing the protein MAKAKFERIKPHVNVGTIGHVDHGKTTLTAAISHVLAKTYGGEAKDFSQIDNAPEERERGITINTSHIEYDTPSRHYAHVDCPGHADYVKNMITGAAQMDGAILVVASTDGPMPQTREHILLSRQVGVPYIIVFMNKCDMVDDEELLELVEMEVRELLSEYDFPGDDLPVIQGSALKALEGQPEWEAKIIELANALDSYIPEPQRDIDKPFLLPIEDVFSISGRGTVVTGRVERGIVKVGDEVEIVGVRTTTKTTCTGVEMFRKLLDEGRAGENCGVLLRGTKRDDVERGQVLAKPGSINPHTTFESEVYVLSKEEGGRHTPFFKGYRPQFYFRTTDVTGTIELPEGVEMVMPGDNIKMVVTLICPIAMDEGLRFAIREGGRTVGAGVVAKIIA; encoded by the coding sequence ATGGCTAAAGCTAAATTTGAACGTATTAAGCCCCATGTAAACGTGGGCACCATTGGTCACGTTGACCATGGTAAAACCACACTGACTGCAGCTATCTCTCACGTACTGGCTAAGACCTACGGTGGCGAAGCTAAAGACTTCTCTCAAATCGATAACGCTCCAGAAGAGCGTGAGCGCGGTATTACAATCAATACCTCTCACATCGAATATGACACGCCTTCACGTCACTACGCACACGTAGACTGCCCAGGCCATGCTGACTATGTTAAAAACATGATCACTGGTGCTGCACAGATGGACGGCGCGATTTTAGTAGTAGCTTCAACAGACGGTCCAATGCCACAGACTCGTGAGCACATCCTGCTTTCTCGTCAGGTTGGCGTACCGTACATCATCGTGTTCATGAACAAATGTGACATGGTAGATGACGAAGAATTACTGGAATTGGTAGAAATGGAAGTTCGTGAACTTCTGTCAGAATACGATTTCCCAGGTGATGACTTACCAGTAATCCAAGGTTCAGCTCTGAAGGCGCTAGAAGGTCAACCAGAGTGGGAAGCTAAGATTATCGAACTGGCTAACGCACTGGATTCTTACATTCCAGAACCACAACGTGACATCGATAAGCCGTTCCTACTGCCAATCGAAGACGTATTCTCAATCTCTGGCCGTGGTACTGTAGTAACTGGCCGTGTTGAGCGTGGTATTGTTAAAGTGGGTGACGAAGTTGAAATCGTTGGTGTTCGCACTACGACTAAAACAACGTGTACTGGCGTAGAAATGTTCCGTAAGCTGCTTGACGAAGGTCGTGCAGGCGAGAACTGTGGTGTGTTATTACGTGGTACTAAGCGTGATGACGTAGAACGTGGTCAAGTATTGGCTAAACCAGGTTCAATCAACCCACACACTACATTTGAATCAGAAGTTTATGTTCTGTCAAAAGAAGAAGGCGGACGTCACACTCCATTCTTCAAAGGCTACCGTCCACAGTTCTACTTCCGTACAACTGACGTAACCGGTACTATCGAACTGCCAGAAGGCGTAGAGATGGTAATGCCTGGCGACAACATCAAAATGGTAGTTACTCTGATTTGCCCAATCGCGATGGACGAAGGTTTACGCTTCGCAATCCGTGAAGGTGGTCGTACAGTAGGTGCTGGTGTAGTAGCTAAAATCATTGCTTAA
- the nusG gene encoding transcription termination/antitermination protein NusG, whose product MTEAKEAKKRWYVVQAFSGYEGRVCKSLIEYIKMHGMEEYFGEVLVPTEEVIEMRAGQRRKSERKFFPGYVLVQMEMNDDSWHLVKSIPRVLGFIGGTSDRPAPISDKEADAILRRLQETTASPTHRTIFEPGELVRVCDGPFADFNGTVEEVDYDKSRVKVSVMIFGRSTPVELDFSQVEKG is encoded by the coding sequence ATGACTGAAGCTAAAGAAGCTAAAAAAAGATGGTATGTAGTGCAGGCATTCTCAGGCTATGAAGGCCGAGTTTGTAAGTCACTGATTGAATACATTAAGATGCACGGCATGGAAGAATACTTCGGTGAAGTATTGGTTCCGACTGAAGAAGTCATTGAAATGCGTGCAGGTCAGCGTCGCAAGAGCGAACGTAAATTTTTCCCTGGCTATGTTTTAGTCCAGATGGAAATGAACGATGACAGCTGGCATTTAGTCAAAAGCATCCCGCGTGTTTTAGGCTTTATTGGCGGAACGTCTGATCGTCCTGCCCCAATTTCAGATAAAGAAGCGGATGCAATTCTGCGTCGCTTACAAGAAACGACAGCGTCACCGACTCATAGAACCATATTTGAGCCAGGTGAATTGGTTCGTGTGTGTGATGGTCCATTTGCTGACTTTAACGGTACCGTTGAAGAAGTGGATTATGACAAGAGCCGCGTAAAAGTATCAGTAATGATCTTTGGTCGTTCTACGCCTGTTGAACTTGATTTCAGTCAAGTTGAAAAAGGCTGA
- the rplL gene encoding 50S ribosomal protein L7/L12: protein MSITKDQILEAFAAMSVMEVVELIEAMEEKFGVSAAAAVVSGGAEAAVVEEQTEFNVVLTAHGDNKVAVIKAIRGATGLGLKEAKAMSEAAPVAVKEGVSKEEAEALKKELTEAGASVEIK, encoded by the coding sequence ATGTCTATCACTAAAGACCAAATCTTAGAAGCCTTTGCAGCTATGTCTGTAATGGAAGTTGTTGAACTTATTGAAGCAATGGAAGAGAAGTTCGGCGTTTCTGCTGCTGCTGCTGTTGTTTCTGGCGGTGCTGAAGCTGCTGTTGTTGAAGAACAAACAGAATTCAACGTAGTTCTGACTGCTCACGGCGACAACAAAGTTGCTGTTATTAAAGCAATCCGTGGCGCAACAGGTTTAGGCCTGAAAGAAGCTAAAGCTATGTCTGAAGCTGCTCCAGTAGCAGTTAAAGAAGGCGTTTCTAAAGAAGAAGCTGAAGCTCTGAAGAAAGAACTTACTGAAGCTGGTGCTTCTGTAGAAATCAAGTAA
- the rplK gene encoding 50S ribosomal protein L11, which produces MAKKIDAYIKLQVKSGSANPSPPVGPALGQKGVNIMEFCKAFNARTEKMEKGMPIPVVITVYSDRSFTFETKTSPASYLLKTAAGLKSGSPRPNTQKVGTIARAKVQEIAELKAADMTGADIEAMTRSIEGTARSMGLVVED; this is translated from the coding sequence ATGGCAAAGAAGATTGATGCTTATATTAAGCTACAAGTAAAATCAGGTTCTGCGAACCCGTCACCACCAGTTGGTCCAGCTTTGGGTCAAAAAGGTGTGAACATCATGGAATTCTGTAAAGCGTTTAACGCCCGTACAGAAAAAATGGAAAAAGGCATGCCTATTCCAGTCGTGATCACTGTATACAGTGACCGTTCATTCACTTTTGAAACCAAGACTTCTCCAGCGTCTTACTTACTGAAGACTGCTGCAGGCCTGAAATCAGGTTCTCCACGTCCAAACACTCAGAAAGTGGGTACTATCGCTCGCGCTAAAGTTCAAGAAATTGCTGAACTTAAAGCTGCCGATATGACTGGTGCTGACATTGAAGCGATGACTCGCTCAATCGAAGGTACTGCGCGTTCAATGGGTTTGGTTGTAGAGGATTAA
- the rplA gene encoding 50S ribosomal protein L1, translating to MAKLTKRMRVIREKVDGTKSYDINEAVALLKELATAKFVESVDVAVNLGIDPRKSDQNVRGATVLPHGTGRDVRVAVFTQGANAEAAKAAGAELVGMDDLAEKIKAGEMNFDVVIASPDAMRVVGMLGQILGPRGLMPNPKTGTVTPNVAEAVKNAKAGQVRYRNDKNGIIHTTIGKVDFTPVQLKENLEALVSALKKAKPAVAKGIFVKKISISTTMGAGVAVDQATLETTV from the coding sequence ATGGCAAAGCTAACTAAACGCATGCGCGTAATTCGCGAGAAAGTTGACGGTACTAAAAGCTACGATATCAACGAAGCTGTTGCTCTGTTAAAAGAATTAGCAACTGCAAAATTCGTTGAAAGTGTAGACGTAGCAGTTAACCTGGGTATCGACCCACGTAAATCTGACCAAAACGTTCGTGGTGCAACAGTGTTGCCACACGGTACTGGTCGTGACGTTCGCGTTGCAGTATTTACACAAGGTGCAAATGCTGAAGCTGCTAAAGCAGCTGGCGCTGAGCTAGTTGGTATGGATGATCTGGCTGAGAAAATCAAAGCCGGTGAAATGAACTTTGACGTGGTTATCGCATCTCCAGATGCAATGCGCGTTGTTGGTATGTTAGGTCAAATCTTAGGCCCACGTGGTTTAATGCCTAACCCTAAAACAGGTACAGTAACGCCAAACGTTGCTGAAGCTGTTAAGAATGCCAAGGCTGGTCAAGTTCGTTACCGTAACGACAAGAACGGTATTATCCACACTACTATCGGTAAAGTGGATTTCACACCAGTTCAATTGAAAGAAAACTTGGAAGCGTTAGTGTCAGCACTGAAAAAGGCTAAGCCTGCAGTTGCTAAAGGCATTTTCGTGAAAAAGATCAGCATCTCTACCACTATGGGTGCAGGTGTTGCAGTTGATCAAGCTACGCTTGAAACAACCGTATAA
- the secE gene encoding preprotein translocase subunit SecE: MTTNTENQNNSLDIVKWGLVIVLLAAAVIGNQMYSEASAVIRALSVIVAFAIAGFIALQTVKGKKALAFAREAHIEVRKVVWPTRQEALNTTFIVLAATGILALILWGMDAVLMRIVNFITGV, from the coding sequence ATGACAACAAATACTGAAAACCAGAACAATTCTCTGGATATCGTGAAGTGGGGTTTAGTGATTGTATTGCTAGCCGCTGCTGTTATTGGCAATCAAATGTATAGCGAAGCCAGTGCCGTCATACGTGCGCTTAGTGTTATCGTTGCATTCGCTATTGCTGGTTTTATTGCGCTCCAGACTGTAAAAGGTAAAAAAGCATTAGCTTTTGCCCGTGAAGCGCATATCGAAGTGCGCAAGGTTGTATGGCCGACGCGTCAAGAAGCGCTAAACACCACTTTTATTGTCCTTGCAGCAACAGGTATCTTAGCTCTTATCCTTTGGGGTATGGATGCTGTGTTAATGCGAATTGTCAATTTTATCACTGGCGTATAG
- the rpoB gene encoding DNA-directed RNA polymerase subunit beta, producing MVYSYSEKKRIRKDFGKRPKVLDIPYLLSIQLDSFKKFTDQDPTGERGLEAAFRSVFPIKSFSGNSELQYVSYKLGEPVFDVKECQIRGVTYSAPLRVKLRMVLYDREAAAGTVKDIKEQEVYMGDIPLMTDNGTFVINGTERVIVSQLHRSPGVFFDHDRGKTHSSGKVLYNARIIPYRGSWLDFEFDPKDALFVRIDRRRKLPATIMLRALEYSTQEILDLFFERVEFKIKKDTLVMALVPERLRGETASYDIKDAEGSVLVEAGRRITARHIRQLEKTNTTELEVPVEYIVGKYAAQDYIDPDTGEVLVSANSEISLEDLAKLSLAGIKELSTLYINELDHGAYISDTLRIDSTTNRLEALVEIYRMMRPGEPPTKDAAEALFQNLFFSEERYDLSKVGRMKFNRRLSIPDDEGSGVLSKEDIVAVMKNIIHIRNGFDEVDDIDHLGNRRIRSVGEMAENQFRVGLVRVERAVRERLSLGDLNELMPQDLINAKPISAAVKEFFGSSQLSQFMDQNNPLSEVTHKRRISALGPGGLTRERAGFEVRDVHPTHYGRLCPIETPEGPNIGLINSLASFARTNSYGFLETPYRKVIDGVITDEVEYLSAIEEGRYVIAQANIEIDANGRMAEEQIACRHKGESTFMRAADIQYMDVSPQQIISVAASLIPFLEHDDANRALMGANMQRQAVPTLRSEKPLVGTGIERTLAVDSGVVVVAKRGGFVDYVDASRIVVKVNEDELRPGEAGIDIYNLTKYTRSNQNTCINQRPCCSVGEPVVRGDVLADGPSTDLGDLALGQNMRIAFMPWNGYNFEDSILISERVAQEDRFTTIHIQELSCIARDTKLGSEEITADIPNVGESALSKLDESGIVYIGAEVKGGDILVGKVTPKGETQLTPEEKLLRAIFGEKASDVKDSSLRVPNSVKGTIIDVQVFTRDGVEKDKRAVEIEEMHIAQARKDLGEEFKILEEGVLSRARNLLIGAGFTDAQIAALPRKDVLIQVIDDETKQTELEQLAEQHEELKADFDKKFEIKRRKITQGDDLAPGVLKIVKVYLAVKRTIQPGDKMAGRHGNKGVISKICPIEDMPYDEQGNPVDIVLNPLGVPSRMNIGQVLEVHMGAAAKGIGNKITAMLEEQRELAEVRGYIKQVYELGDEVQQRVDIDSFTDDEVLRLATNLKGGIPIATPAFDGAKEKEIKQMLELAGLPTSGQLKLFDGRTGNEFERQVTVGYMYMLKLNHLVDDKMHARSTGSYSLVTQQPLGGKAQFGGQRFGEMEVWALEAYGAAYTLQEMLTVKSDDVNGRTQMYKNIVDGNHQMQPGMPESFNVLLKEIRSLGINIELDQA from the coding sequence ATGGTTTACTCCTATTCTGAAAAGAAGCGTATTCGCAAAGACTTTGGTAAGCGTCCAAAAGTTTTGGATATCCCTTATTTATTGTCTATCCAGCTAGACTCTTTTAAGAAGTTCACCGATCAAGATCCTACCGGTGAGCGCGGTTTAGAAGCCGCCTTCCGTAGCGTTTTTCCCATCAAGAGCTTTTCTGGTAATTCAGAACTGCAATACGTCAGCTATAAGCTTGGCGAGCCTGTTTTTGATGTGAAAGAGTGTCAGATCCGTGGTGTTACGTACTCAGCTCCACTACGCGTTAAATTACGCATGGTGTTGTATGACCGTGAAGCAGCGGCGGGCACAGTAAAAGATATTAAAGAACAAGAAGTCTACATGGGTGATATCCCATTGATGACGGATAACGGTACTTTTGTTATCAACGGTACTGAGCGTGTAATCGTATCTCAATTACATCGTTCTCCAGGCGTGTTCTTTGATCATGACCGTGGTAAAACCCACTCATCAGGTAAGGTGCTGTATAACGCACGTATTATTCCTTACCGTGGTTCATGGCTTGACTTTGAATTCGATCCTAAAGATGCACTATTTGTGCGTATTGACCGTCGCCGCAAATTGCCTGCGACCATCATGTTACGTGCATTAGAATATTCTACTCAAGAGATCCTCGATCTGTTCTTTGAACGCGTTGAGTTCAAGATCAAGAAAGATACTCTGGTTATGGCTTTGGTTCCTGAGCGTCTGCGTGGCGAAACTGCCAGCTATGACATCAAGGATGCTGAAGGTTCTGTATTGGTTGAAGCCGGTCGTCGTATCACTGCGCGCCACATTCGCCAATTAGAAAAAACCAATACCACTGAACTCGAAGTGCCAGTTGAATATATCGTGGGCAAATATGCTGCTCAAGATTATATCGATCCGGACACGGGTGAAGTTTTAGTCTCTGCCAACAGTGAAATTAGCCTAGAAGATCTGGCTAAATTATCATTGGCCGGTATTAAAGAACTCAGCACCTTGTATATCAACGAGCTAGATCATGGTGCTTATATTTCAGATACGCTGCGTATCGATTCAACCACTAACCGCTTAGAAGCGCTGGTTGAGATCTATCGTATGATGCGTCCTGGCGAGCCACCAACCAAAGATGCTGCCGAAGCACTATTCCAGAACTTGTTCTTCAGTGAAGAGCGTTATGACCTGTCTAAAGTAGGTCGTATGAAGTTCAACCGTCGTCTCAGCATTCCTGATGACGAAGGTAGCGGTGTATTGTCTAAAGAAGACATCGTCGCGGTAATGAAGAACATCATTCATATCCGTAACGGTTTCGACGAAGTCGATGATATCGATCACTTAGGCAACCGTCGTATTCGTAGTGTCGGTGAAATGGCTGAAAACCAATTCCGCGTAGGTTTAGTCCGTGTTGAGCGCGCCGTGCGTGAACGTCTATCTTTAGGCGATCTGAACGAGCTGATGCCACAAGACTTGATCAACGCTAAGCCAATTTCTGCTGCAGTGAAAGAGTTCTTCGGTTCTTCTCAGCTGTCACAATTCATGGACCAAAACAACCCGCTGTCAGAAGTAACGCATAAGCGTCGTATTTCTGCTCTTGGCCCAGGTGGTTTGACTCGTGAACGTGCAGGCTTCGAAGTCCGCGACGTACATCCAACGCATTATGGTCGTTTATGTCCAATTGAGACCCCTGAAGGTCCAAACATTGGTCTAATCAACTCATTAGCAAGTTTTGCCCGTACTAACTCATACGGCTTCCTAGAAACGCCATACCGCAAGGTTATCGACGGCGTGATTACTGACGAAGTGGAATACTTGTCAGCAATCGAAGAAGGTCGTTATGTGATTGCACAGGCGAACATTGAAATTGATGCGAACGGTCGTATGGCAGAAGAGCAAATTGCTTGTCGTCATAAAGGTGAATCTACCTTTATGCGCGCTGCTGACATCCAGTATATGGACGTTTCGCCACAACAGATCATTTCTGTTGCTGCGTCGCTCATCCCGTTCTTAGAACACGATGATGCTAACCGTGCATTGATGGGTGCGAACATGCAACGTCAAGCCGTACCAACGCTGCGCTCTGAAAAGCCGCTAGTAGGTACTGGTATTGAACGTACTCTCGCTGTTGACTCAGGTGTTGTGGTTGTTGCTAAGCGTGGTGGTTTTGTAGACTACGTTGATGCGAGCCGTATCGTTGTTAAGGTAAATGAAGATGAGCTACGCCCAGGCGAAGCCGGTATCGACATTTATAACCTGACTAAGTACACCCGTTCTAACCAAAACACTTGTATCAACCAACGTCCTTGTTGTTCAGTTGGTGAGCCAGTGGTTCGCGGTGACGTGTTAGCAGACGGTCCGTCTACTGACTTAGGTGACTTAGCCCTTGGCCAGAACATGCGTATCGCGTTCATGCCTTGGAACGGTTACAACTTCGAAGATTCGATCTTAATTTCTGAGCGCGTAGCGCAAGAAGACCGCTTCACTACTATCCACATTCAGGAGCTGTCTTGTATTGCTCGTGATACTAAGTTGGGTAGCGAAGAAATCACGGCTGATATTCCAAACGTAGGTGAGTCTGCTCTGTCGAAACTCGACGAGTCAGGTATCGTTTACATTGGTGCAGAAGTGAAGGGCGGCGATATTCTGGTTGGTAAAGTGACGCCAAAAGGCGAAACACAGCTAACGCCAGAAGAGAAGTTATTGCGAGCTATCTTCGGTGAGAAAGCGTCTGACGTTAAAGACAGTTCACTGCGTGTACCTAACTCTGTTAAGGGTACTATCATCGACGTTCAGGTATTTACCCGTGACGGCGTTGAGAAAGACAAGCGTGCAGTTGAAATCGAAGAGATGCACATTGCCCAAGCTCGTAAAGATTTAGGCGAAGAGTTCAAGATCCTTGAAGAAGGTGTATTGAGCCGTGCGCGTAACTTGTTAATCGGTGCTGGTTTCACTGACGCGCAAATTGCTGCCTTGCCACGTAAAGATGTTTTGATTCAAGTCATTGACGATGAAACTAAACAAACTGAACTTGAGCAATTAGCTGAACAGCATGAAGAGCTGAAAGCTGACTTCGATAAGAAGTTTGAAATCAAACGTCGCAAGATCACCCAAGGTGATGACTTGGCTCCAGGCGTACTCAAGATCGTTAAGGTTTACTTAGCGGTTAAGCGTACTATCCAACCTGGTGACAAGATGGCGGGTCGTCACGGTAACAAGGGTGTTATCTCTAAGATTTGCCCAATCGAAGACATGCCGTATGACGAACAAGGTAACCCAGTAGACATCGTATTGAACCCACTAGGTGTTCCATCACGTATGAACATTGGTCAGGTACTTGAAGTCCATATGGGCGCCGCTGCCAAAGGCATTGGTAACAAGATCACTGCGATGCTTGAAGAACAGCGTGAGCTGGCTGAAGTTCGTGGCTACATCAAACAAGTTTATGAATTAGGTGACGAAGTGCAACAGCGCGTCGATATCGATTCATTCACTGATGATGAAGTATTACGTCTTGCGACTAACCTGAAAGGCGGTATCCCGATTGCAACTCCTGCATTCGATGGTGCTAAAGAGAAAGAGATCAAGCAGATGCTTGAACTTGCAGGTTTGCCAACCTCTGGTCAGTTGAAGTTGTTTGATGGTCGTACCGGTAACGAATTTGAGCGTCAAGTAACTGTTGGTTACATGTACATGCTCAAACTGAACCACTTAGTTGATGACAAGATGCACGCCCGTTCTACAGGTTCGTACAGCTTAGTGACTCAACAACCACTGGGCGGTAAAGCTCAGTTCGGTGGTCAGCGTTTCGGTGAGATGGAAGTGTGGGCACTAGAAGCATACGGTGCCGCTTATACGCTTCAAGAAATGCTCACTGTTAAATCGGATGACGTTAACGGTCGTACTCAGATGTATAAGAACATCGTCGACGGTAACCATCAGATGCAACCTGGCATGCCAGAGTCCTTCAACGTGTTACTGAAGGAGATCCGTTCACTCGGTATTAATATCGAGTTGGATCAGGCATAA